A portion of the Streptomyces coeruleoprunus genome contains these proteins:
- a CDS encoding PRC-barrel domain-containing protein, with protein MRASDLLRAEVVDETGHRLGTVHDLRVVRSSTSAPWQLQAVVVGATGVAHRLGYATGEVRGPAPLSRTAHRLARRSQVVAWSRVIAYGEGRITVRATDHLGPQ; from the coding sequence CCTGCTGCGCGCCGAAGTCGTCGACGAGACCGGCCACCGCCTGGGCACGGTCCACGACCTGAGGGTCGTCCGCTCCTCGACCTCCGCGCCCTGGCAGCTCCAGGCCGTCGTGGTGGGCGCCACGGGCGTGGCCCACCGCCTCGGCTACGCCACCGGCGAGGTCCGCGGCCCGGCCCCGCTGTCCAGGACAGCACACCGACTCGCCCGCCGCAGCCAGGTCGTCGCGTGGTCGCGGGTCATCGCGTACGGCGAGGGCAGGATCACGGTCCGCGCCACGGACCACCTCGGGCCACAGTGA